A genome region from Thermomonospora amylolytica includes the following:
- a CDS encoding SgcJ/EcaC family oxidoreductase codes for MQNEEQAREAIRRLVAEAEARQSDPDRFLPLHTPETVVVNFAGRRVLGGDALEQAMRQALRSPLAKVITRNEITDIRFVRPDVAIVSCVKHVFDERDGDAPALPATAGNLTYVVVRDQDDWRIALAQTTPIRAA; via the coding sequence ATGCAGAACGAGGAACAGGCCCGCGAGGCCATCCGGCGGCTGGTGGCGGAGGCCGAGGCACGGCAGAGCGACCCCGACCGCTTCCTGCCCCTGCACACCCCCGAGACCGTCGTGGTGAACTTCGCCGGCCGCCGCGTCCTGGGCGGCGACGCGCTCGAGCAGGCCATGCGCCAGGCCCTGCGGTCCCCGCTGGCGAAGGTCATCACCAGGAACGAGATCACCGACATCCGCTTCGTCCGTCCCGACGTCGCCATCGTGAGCTGCGTCAAGCACGTCTTCGACGAGCGGGACGGGGACGCTCCAGCCCTGCCCGCGACGGCCGGCAATCTCACCTACGTCGTCGTCCGCGACCAGGACGACTGGCGCATCGCCCTGGCCCAGACCACGCCGATCAGGGCCGCGTGA
- a CDS encoding TetR/AcrR family transcriptional regulator — MTRERARRADAEANDRALLQAAREVLAIDGAHASVARIAERAGVGIGSLYRRYRTKQELFQHLCATALDQWLRAAEEGLAHEDPWEGLAHYVRSAVTMGPGSLAPIAGTIEITPEMADKNRRSDEAAAALVERAHAAGVLRPDVTVVDLHLLIEQLGRSPLLEQLGSQGRTDLLEAARTARDRITRIALDGLRAPAPTPLPGRPPGQELLSARWDLPPA, encoded by the coding sequence ATGACGAGAGAACGCGCCCGGCGGGCCGACGCCGAGGCCAACGACCGCGCACTGCTCCAGGCCGCCCGCGAGGTCCTGGCCATCGACGGGGCGCACGCGTCCGTGGCCAGGATCGCCGAACGGGCGGGCGTCGGCATCGGCAGCCTCTACCGCCGCTACCGCACCAAACAGGAGCTGTTCCAGCACCTGTGCGCGACGGCCCTCGACCAGTGGCTCAGGGCCGCCGAGGAAGGGCTGGCCCACGAGGACCCCTGGGAGGGCCTGGCCCACTACGTCCGGAGCGCGGTCACCATGGGTCCCGGCTCACTCGCCCCCATCGCCGGCACCATCGAGATCACCCCCGAGATGGCCGACAAGAACCGCCGCTCCGACGAGGCCGCCGCCGCCCTGGTGGAACGAGCCCACGCGGCGGGCGTGCTGAGACCCGACGTCACGGTGGTCGACCTGCACCTGCTGATCGAACAACTCGGCAGGTCGCCGCTGCTCGAACAGCTCGGCAGCCAGGGCCGCACCGACCTGCTCGAAGCCGCCCGCACCGCCCGGGACCGCATCACCCGCATCGCCCTGGACGGCCTCCGAGCCCCGGCCCCCACCCCACTGCCCGGCCGCCCACCCGGCCAGGAGCTCCTGTCGGCCCGCTGGGACCTGCCCCCCGCCTGA
- a CDS encoding chorismate mutase, translating to MDAPESLAEVRSRIDALDGELVRLLAERQELVRAAAAFKADEQAVRAPDRVEQVIAKVRARAAEAGLAPEVAEAVWRAMIAAFIDYELARHRESGR from the coding sequence ATGGATGCGCCCGAATCGCTCGCCGAGGTCCGTTCCCGCATCGACGCGCTGGACGGTGAGCTCGTCCGGCTGCTCGCCGAACGTCAGGAACTGGTGCGCGCCGCCGCCGCGTTCAAGGCCGACGAGCAGGCCGTCCGCGCCCCCGACCGGGTCGAGCAGGTCATCGCCAAGGTGCGTGCCCGAGCGGCCGAGGCGGGCCTGGCCCCCGAGGTCGCCGAGGCGGTCTGGCGCGCCATGATCGCCGCGTTCATCGACTACGAGCTGGCCCGTCACCGGGAGTCCGGTCGCTGA
- a CDS encoding XRE family transcriptional regulator, which yields MARLLLDHIDDRQKPSHVTVAGYIKNWEAGTVRITDPRYRAAYAAVLDIPEDELFSVETQRRTLDSTVIPDEGDDDVERRALLQLLASLGAGAALPISALESLRGDLETTLNTGADVEEWERIAWEYGHTYVSTPPGRLVADLAADVADVRRLLSRTTKPAVRARLARVSAQLLTLMADGLHSFGVTGASQRWWRTARHAADASGDPDIAAWVRARESFNALHSGRAVRSALLLAEDAVRIAGNRPSLGVVEAHKNRAYALARQGDADQSRKAVDAMRTAFERLPEEVVSETGSLWGWPERILYLAEGYVSTMLGDPAAVAAQDKALATYPAEWRTDVAKIHLLRAITLVQDREVEAGLEHAVTVMETVPSDRRRGSVLHLAAKVTENLPGQAHILPAARELRALTAGV from the coding sequence ATGGCTCGTCTCCTGCTCGATCACATCGATGACCGGCAGAAGCCTTCGCACGTCACCGTCGCCGGATACATCAAGAACTGGGAGGCCGGTACGGTCCGGATCACCGATCCCCGCTATCGCGCAGCCTACGCCGCCGTCCTCGACATTCCCGAAGACGAACTGTTCAGCGTCGAGACGCAGCGACGTACGTTGGACTCGACGGTGATCCCGGATGAGGGAGATGACGACGTGGAGCGTCGCGCACTGTTGCAACTGCTGGCTTCACTCGGAGCCGGGGCCGCCCTGCCCATTTCCGCACTGGAATCGCTCCGCGGCGATCTGGAGACCACGCTGAATACGGGTGCCGATGTCGAAGAGTGGGAACGCATCGCGTGGGAGTACGGCCATACCTACGTGTCCACCCCTCCCGGCCGGCTCGTCGCGGACCTGGCCGCCGATGTCGCGGATGTCCGGCGCCTGCTGAGCCGGACGACGAAGCCTGCGGTGCGCGCGAGGCTGGCGCGTGTCAGCGCCCAGCTCTTGACGCTGATGGCGGACGGCCTGCACAGCTTTGGCGTCACCGGCGCCTCCCAGCGCTGGTGGCGCACCGCCCGGCACGCCGCCGACGCCTCCGGCGACCCGGATATCGCCGCGTGGGTGCGCGCCCGCGAATCGTTCAACGCCCTGCACTCCGGTCGGGCGGTGCGGTCGGCCCTGCTGCTGGCCGAAGACGCGGTACGGATCGCCGGGAACAGACCCTCGCTCGGTGTCGTGGAGGCGCACAAGAACCGCGCCTATGCGCTGGCACGGCAGGGTGACGCCGACCAGTCCAGGAAGGCCGTCGACGCGATGCGGACGGCGTTCGAACGGCTGCCCGAGGAGGTCGTCTCCGAGACCGGCAGCCTGTGGGGCTGGCCGGAGCGAATCCTGTACTTGGCGGAAGGGTACGTGTCCACGATGCTCGGCGACCCCGCCGCCGTGGCCGCCCAGGACAAGGCCCTGGCGACCTACCCCGCCGAGTGGCGGACAGACGTCGCCAAGATCCACCTCCTGCGGGCGATCACCCTCGTCCAGGACCGAGAGGTCGAGGCGGGCCTCGAACACGCCGTGACCGTTATGGAGACCGTCCCGAGCGACCGGCGCCGCGGCAGCGTGCTGCATCTGGCGGCCAAGGTCACGGAGAACCTGCCCGGCCAGGCGCATATCCTGCCCGCCGCCCGCGAGCTACGCGCCCTGACCGCCGGCGTCTGA
- a CDS encoding asparagine synthetase B family protein: MLTLRIDPDAAPSWTWNGTSYLTRDGGNRVTPCGHPMTEQIAATDGTRTAIIVRERVPSRPAVRPEPVRVTAADFDRITAEALRWPVDHVVIETAAGRPVRVTAGPVRSTPLFLSHDAGVLHGSWDMADLQPFAGGLNPKEATRLLIYRPRYSTDTAFTGIHRLTERATATFGGDLFIRYPDPVVHALPRDLVEDADVLSAFVEGIDAALDARPLDPAATVCHLTGGLDSGSIGTRAARRWPGQINTATLIVIGPGRRQQIRRRAEMRERVPFGPYDVRLDLRGRPMFGPDCARTRGELISPYDEPLCEHFADLNARIAALGAHTVVTGLGGDEMVAVGSAESRQAAADKAQNFDLPWLGPRARAAIEYGDEGIAPPAMAGGITLLAAECVAPPLLRAGLWPVHPFAHPALVELGDQLPFHWRELKQLQRRHLATFGLSEDACNPKVRESFAELVEESMITHGVPLLRRILREGSPLVEAGLIDPDGLARTVKELQDGSYREDPHSKLVEVITLDQAARAFLN; encoded by the coding sequence GTGCTGACCCTGCGGATCGACCCGGACGCTGCACCGTCCTGGACCTGGAACGGCACCTCTTACCTCACCCGTGACGGTGGTAACCGTGTGACGCCCTGCGGGCACCCGATGACCGAACAGATCGCCGCGACCGACGGCACCCGCACCGCGATCATCGTCCGTGAGCGCGTGCCCAGCCGTCCGGCCGTCCGGCCGGAGCCGGTGCGGGTCACGGCAGCCGACTTCGACCGCATCACCGCTGAGGCCCTACGGTGGCCCGTCGACCACGTGGTGATCGAGACCGCTGCGGGCAGGCCGGTGCGGGTCACCGCCGGGCCCGTCCGTTCCACCCCCCTGTTCCTGTCCCACGACGCGGGTGTGCTGCACGGGTCGTGGGACATGGCCGACCTGCAGCCGTTCGCCGGCGGGCTCAACCCCAAGGAGGCGACCCGCCTGCTGATCTACCGGCCCCGCTACAGCACCGACACCGCCTTCACCGGGATCCACCGGCTGACGGAGCGGGCGACGGCGACCTTTGGCGGAGATCTGTTCATCCGCTACCCCGACCCGGTCGTGCACGCCCTGCCCCGGGACCTTGTGGAGGACGCCGACGTGCTGTCGGCGTTCGTGGAGGGGATCGACGCCGCCCTCGACGCCCGCCCCCTCGACCCCGCCGCGACGGTCTGTCACCTCACCGGGGGTCTTGACTCCGGCTCCATCGGCACCCGCGCTGCCCGCCGCTGGCCCGGGCAGATCAACACCGCGACGCTCATCGTCATCGGGCCCGGCCGCCGGCAGCAGATCCGGCGCCGCGCGGAGATGCGTGAGCGGGTGCCGTTCGGGCCGTACGATGTGCGCCTTGACCTCCGCGGCCGGCCGATGTTCGGGCCGGACTGCGCCCGCACGCGAGGCGAGTTGATCAGCCCGTATGACGAGCCGTTGTGTGAGCATTTCGCCGATCTCAACGCCCGGATCGCCGCCCTCGGCGCACACACCGTCGTCACCGGCCTCGGCGGCGATGAGATGGTCGCCGTCGGGTCGGCCGAATCGCGGCAGGCCGCGGCCGACAAGGCGCAGAACTTCGACCTTCCCTGGCTCGGCCCCCGCGCGCGGGCGGCGATCGAGTACGGGGATGAGGGGATCGCGCCGCCCGCGATGGCCGGCGGGATCACCCTCTTGGCGGCCGAATGCGTCGCGCCGCCGCTGCTGCGCGCCGGGCTGTGGCCGGTCCACCCGTTCGCCCACCCCGCCCTGGTCGAACTGGGCGATCAGCTCCCGTTCCACTGGCGGGAACTCAAGCAGCTCCAGCGCCGTCACCTGGCCACGTTCGGGCTCAGCGAGGACGCCTGCAACCCGAAAGTGCGGGAGAGCTTCGCGGAGCTTGTGGAGGAGTCGATGATCACGCATGGGGTGCCGCTGCTGCGGAGGATCCTGCGGGAGGGATCACCGCTTGTGGAGGCGGGGCTGATCGACCCCGACGGCCTTGCCCGCACTGTGAAGGAACTGCAGGACGGCTCCTACCGGGAGGACCCCCACTCCAAGCTGGTCGAGGTCATTACGCTTGATCAGGCTGCGCGGGCGTTCCTGAACTGA
- a CDS encoding GNAT family N-acetyltransferase: MRLATSADRPKVARMVQARCAWMEQRGLPSWREALDDLVAQCDNSDGDVWVLTDPGRGVVGQTVVQEQGPPWGWTDAERTEPALYLSGSITDPAYRDRDPRPGTLMAWWAVDLAARLGKLWVRRHCHFAGVARYNLTQGFTLVRQEQRTSARLYMMARPAERLDLSPWLATGTDEPVSSGTPAQPDQA, encoded by the coding sequence ATGCGTCTTGCGACAAGCGCCGACCGGCCCAAGGTCGCCCGGATGGTGCAGGCCCGCTGCGCCTGGATGGAACAGCGGGGATTGCCGAGCTGGCGGGAGGCCCTGGACGACCTTGTCGCCCAATGCGACAACTCCGACGGCGACGTGTGGGTCCTTACCGATCCCGGCCGCGGCGTGGTCGGACAGACGGTCGTGCAGGAGCAGGGCCCGCCGTGGGGATGGACTGACGCTGAACGCACTGAGCCCGCCCTGTACCTGTCGGGGTCGATCACCGATCCCGCCTACCGCGACCGCGACCCCCGGCCGGGGACGTTGATGGCGTGGTGGGCCGTGGACCTCGCGGCCCGCCTCGGCAAGCTGTGGGTGCGGCGGCACTGCCACTTCGCAGGGGTCGCCCGCTACAACCTGACACAGGGCTTCACCCTTGTCCGCCAGGAGCAGCGGACGAGCGCCCGGCTCTACATGATGGCGCGCCCCGCCGAACGGCTCGACCTGTCCCCCTGGCTGGCCACCGGGACGGACGAGCCGGTCAGTTCAGGAACGCCCGCGCAGCCTGATCAAGCGTAA
- a CDS encoding XRE family transcriptional regulator gives MAKAKETSPELPALGRRLRAERERRGWGRRTMARHLLDHIDDRQKPSHVTVAGYIKNWEAGEVRITDPRYRAAYAAALGIPEDELFALPNVPVSPPGTAMEGLPPGTVMESHTPGLWDDEMRRRAVLELLAAVTAGQAVPSDALETIFTGVERVLGARTDVDEWERVVAEYDHLVSVRPVGSLINDMATDVAAVGRILDRPLPPAVSAGMLRVSAGLSGLLAAQFEDVGQRQAARMTWSMARRAADASGDRALRVWVRSKEASMARWSDRPPAVAAELADEAVHIAGGTPCMGVAQAHAVQASLAARRGDVAGANKALQALEEVTEQGGGQRYLHLNEAYVHTLTHDRRAGAALSRALDLSRPGTVGRKELDLIQAMGLVREREINAGLQHALTTVQGGPLPASGFHIVGHILHDLPPSARTLPAARELRALTAAV, from the coding sequence ATGGCCAAGGCCAAGGAGACATCCCCCGAGTTGCCGGCCCTCGGCAGGCGACTGCGGGCCGAACGCGAACGCCGCGGATGGGGCCGCCGGACCATGGCCCGGCATTTGCTCGACCACATCGATGACCGGCAGAAGCCCTCGCACGTCACCGTCGCCGGTTACATCAAGAACTGGGAGGCGGGCGAGGTCCGGATCACCGACCCGCGCTATCGCGCCGCCTACGCCGCCGCGCTCGGCATTCCCGAAGACGAACTGTTCGCCCTGCCGAACGTGCCCGTGAGCCCGCCGGGCACAGCAATGGAGGGTCTCCCGCCGGGTACCGTGATGGAGAGTCATACTCCCGGCCTTTGGGACGACGAAATGAGACGCCGTGCCGTTCTTGAACTGCTCGCCGCGGTGACCGCCGGGCAGGCCGTTCCCTCTGACGCACTGGAAACGATCTTCACGGGAGTGGAACGCGTCCTCGGCGCCCGTACCGATGTCGACGAATGGGAACGCGTGGTCGCCGAGTACGACCACCTGGTGAGCGTGCGGCCCGTCGGCTCGCTGATCAACGACATGGCGACCGACGTCGCCGCGGTGGGGCGCATCCTCGACCGGCCGCTGCCTCCCGCGGTGTCGGCCGGAATGCTGCGGGTCAGCGCCGGCCTGTCCGGGCTCCTGGCCGCGCAGTTCGAGGACGTCGGCCAGCGACAGGCCGCCCGGATGACATGGAGCATGGCCCGCCGCGCCGCCGACGCCTCCGGAGACCGCGCCCTGCGCGTGTGGGTCCGCTCCAAGGAGGCGAGCATGGCCCGGTGGAGCGACCGGCCTCCCGCCGTTGCCGCCGAGCTGGCCGACGAGGCCGTCCACATCGCCGGAGGCACCCCGTGCATGGGCGTGGCCCAGGCTCACGCGGTACAGGCATCACTGGCCGCTCGACGCGGCGATGTCGCCGGTGCGAATAAAGCCCTGCAGGCCCTTGAGGAAGTGACGGAGCAAGGGGGCGGGCAGAGGTACCTGCATTTGAACGAGGCGTACGTTCACACGCTCACCCACGACCGCCGAGCCGGTGCGGCACTGAGCCGAGCCCTTGATCTCTCTCGTCCCGGCACCGTGGGCCGCAAAGAGCTGGATCTCATCCAAGCCATGGGTCTCGTCCGGGAACGCGAGATCAATGCCGGGCTCCAGCATGCGCTCACGACGGTGCAGGGCGGCCCGCTCCCCGCGTCGGGATTCCACATCGTCGGCCACATCCTGCACGACCTGCCGCCGTCAGCCCGCACACTCCCGGCCGCCCGCGAGCTACGTGCGTTGACCGCTGCCGTCTGA
- a CDS encoding pirin family protein: MPAVTADTLTLPRLPRMPESERAARRVAKVVRARRFLEGEGFEVRRPFPGMDLSLADPFLLLDHMGAVEYAPGEAKGTPWHPHRGFETVTYIIDGAFQHRDTTGGGGLISDGDTQWMTAASGIQHIEQPPPELVAKGGLFHGVQLWVNLPRAQKWAPPRYQDIRATDIKLLAGADGASLVRVIAGELAGHEGPGVTYTPITYLHATVSPGARLTMPWPRDFNALLYVLSGDGFAGPEDRPVSEGQLAVFGGSHHTEHGDALTLRAADTQPLASRNGWEVLVLGGLPIREPIARYGPFVMNTREEIVQAFEDFQAGRMGTIPAEHVPHRSTADENLDA, translated from the coding sequence ATGCCCGCCGTCACCGCCGACACCCTCACCCTGCCGCGCCTGCCCCGCATGCCGGAGTCCGAGCGGGCCGCCCGCCGGGTCGCCAAGGTCGTCCGCGCCCGCCGCTTCCTGGAGGGCGAGGGCTTCGAGGTCCGGCGGCCGTTCCCCGGCATGGACCTGTCGTTGGCCGACCCGTTCCTGCTGCTGGACCACATGGGCGCGGTGGAGTACGCGCCGGGCGAGGCGAAGGGGACCCCGTGGCACCCGCACCGCGGGTTCGAGACCGTGACCTACATCATCGACGGGGCGTTCCAGCACCGGGACACCACCGGCGGCGGGGGCCTGATCTCCGACGGCGACACCCAGTGGATGACCGCCGCCAGCGGCATCCAGCACATCGAGCAGCCGCCGCCCGAGCTGGTCGCCAAGGGCGGGCTGTTCCACGGCGTGCAATTGTGGGTCAACCTGCCGCGCGCGCAGAAGTGGGCGCCGCCCCGCTACCAGGACATCCGCGCCACCGACATCAAGCTGCTGGCCGGTGCGGACGGCGCCTCCCTGGTGCGGGTGATCGCCGGCGAGCTGGCCGGGCACGAAGGCCCCGGAGTCACCTACACGCCGATCACCTACCTGCACGCCACCGTCTCGCCCGGAGCGCGGCTGACCATGCCGTGGCCGCGCGACTTCAACGCCCTGCTGTACGTGCTGTCCGGCGACGGCTTCGCGGGGCCCGAGGACCGCCCGGTCAGCGAGGGGCAGCTCGCCGTCTTCGGCGGCTCCCACCACACCGAGCACGGCGACGCGCTCACCCTGCGGGCTGCCGACACCCAGCCGCTGGCGAGCAGGAACGGCTGGGAGGTCCTGGTGCTGGGCGGCCTGCCGATCCGCGAGCCGATCGCCCGGTACGGCCCGTTCGTGATGAACACCCGCGAGGAGATCGTCCAGGCGTTCGAGGACTTCCAGGCCGGCCGCATGGGCACGATCCCGGCCGAGCACGTCCCCCACCGCTCCACCGCCGACGAGAACCTCGACGCCTGA
- a CDS encoding MarR family winged helix-turn-helix transcriptional regulator yields the protein MSEPRWLDADQQRDWRAFVDGSIRLHDVMDRDLKTRHGLSESEYEILVRLSEAPGRCLRMAELAEHASQSRSRLSHTCTRLEAKGLVRRESCPNDKRGVFAHLTEEGFAALERAARDHVETVRDFFIDVIDPEDLKAIGRAFRAVTERIAQSR from the coding sequence ATGAGTGAACCCCGATGGCTCGACGCCGACCAGCAGCGGGACTGGCGGGCCTTCGTCGACGGCAGCATCCGCCTGCATGACGTCATGGACCGTGACCTGAAGACCAGGCACGGGCTGTCGGAGTCGGAGTACGAGATCCTGGTGCGGCTGTCGGAGGCCCCCGGGCGCTGCCTGCGGATGGCCGAGCTGGCCGAGCACGCCAGCCAGTCGCGCAGCCGGCTGTCGCACACCTGCACCCGGCTGGAGGCCAAGGGGCTGGTCCGCCGCGAGTCCTGTCCCAACGACAAGCGCGGGGTGTTCGCCCACCTCACCGAGGAGGGCTTCGCCGCCCTGGAGCGCGCCGCCCGCGACCATGTCGAAACCGTACGCGACTTCTTCATCGATGTCATCGACCCGGAAGACCTCAAGGCCATCGGCCGCGCCTTCCGAGCCGTCACCGAGCGCATAGCCCAATCCCGCTGA
- a CDS encoding carbonic anhydrase, with translation MDDAPRIPRRRVLRGAVGAAGLAALGPLVAGCSTTPLTRAVPQAAERHLTPAEAWERLAVGNMHWVAGRLDHPDQTPERRRAVAAAQHPFATVLTCIDSRVTPETVFDQGVGDLFVVRTGAQTVDGLVTGSVEYGPLQDGIPLIVVLGHQSCGAVKAAVAAIESGRRPPGHLADVVEALRPAVEEARAQGGDTVDRAVHAQIRRTVAELRRDPALAPRIDRRGLGLVGAYYELASGRVSLLSTVGF, from the coding sequence ATGGACGACGCTCCCCGAATTCCCCGGCGGCGGGTGCTGCGCGGCGCGGTCGGCGCCGCGGGCCTGGCCGCCCTCGGCCCGTTGGTGGCCGGATGCTCGACGACCCCGCTGACCCGGGCCGTTCCCCAGGCGGCTGAACGGCACCTGACGCCCGCCGAGGCATGGGAGCGGCTGGCGGTCGGCAACATGCACTGGGTGGCGGGACGGCTCGACCATCCCGACCAGACGCCCGAGCGGCGCCGTGCGGTCGCCGCCGCACAGCACCCGTTCGCAACCGTGCTGACCTGCATCGACTCGCGGGTCACCCCGGAGACGGTGTTCGACCAGGGGGTGGGCGACCTGTTCGTGGTCCGCACCGGGGCGCAGACGGTGGACGGCCTGGTGACGGGCTCGGTCGAGTACGGGCCGCTGCAGGACGGGATCCCGCTCATCGTGGTGCTGGGCCACCAGAGTTGCGGCGCCGTCAAGGCCGCCGTCGCCGCGATCGAGAGCGGGCGGCGACCGCCGGGACATCTGGCCGACGTGGTCGAGGCCCTGCGGCCCGCCGTCGAGGAAGCCCGCGCGCAGGGCGGCGACACGGTGGACCGCGCGGTGCACGCGCAGATCCGGCGGACCGTCGCCGAGCTGCGGCGGGACCCGGCGCTGGCGCCCCGCATCGACAGGCGCGGGCTCGGCCTGGTCGGGGCGTACTACGAGCTGGCCTCCGGCCGGGTCTCGCTGCTGTCCACGGTCGGCTTCTGA
- a CDS encoding M15 family metallopeptidase gives MTRKPLIGAVLLAGLAAAGCGGGDDGADRRPAGTAAPPTAAGTASPGGRNREAARFTAKIEKLSRSDLPHSWRPGCPVPVSGLRAIDMTHWGMDGQVHNGRLVVNASAAEDLVGVFRTLFEDRYPIERMEPVDKYRGSDFDSIEANNTSAFNCRQATGSGNWSQHAYGLAVDINPCQNPYVTADGRVAHKNCVKFKDRSRTDPGVIHKGDNVVKAFAAIGWGWGGTWSGTKDYQHFSSTGR, from the coding sequence ATGACGAGAAAACCGCTGATCGGCGCGGTGCTGCTGGCGGGACTCGCGGCGGCCGGCTGCGGCGGTGGCGACGACGGCGCGGACCGCCGCCCCGCAGGCACCGCCGCTCCGCCCACGGCGGCCGGGACCGCCTCGCCCGGTGGCCGGAACCGCGAGGCGGCCCGGTTCACCGCGAAGATCGAGAAGCTGTCCCGTTCCGACCTGCCGCACTCGTGGCGGCCGGGCTGCCCGGTGCCGGTGTCGGGGCTGCGGGCGATCGACATGACCCACTGGGGGATGGACGGTCAGGTCCACAACGGCCGGCTCGTGGTGAACGCCTCGGCCGCCGAGGACCTGGTGGGCGTGTTCCGCACGCTGTTCGAGGACCGCTACCCGATCGAACGGATGGAACCGGTCGACAAGTACCGGGGCAGCGACTTCGACTCCATCGAGGCCAACAACACCTCGGCGTTCAACTGCCGCCAGGCCACCGGATCGGGCAACTGGTCACAGCACGCCTACGGCCTGGCCGTCGACATCAACCCGTGCCAGAACCCGTACGTCACCGCCGACGGCCGCGTCGCCCACAAGAACTGCGTCAAGTTCAAAGACCGCAGCCGCACCGACCCCGGCGTCATCCACAAGGGCGACAACGTGGTCAAGGCGTTCGCCGCCATCGGCTGGGGCTGGGGCGGCACCTGGAGCGGCACCAAGGACTACCAGCACTTCAGCAGCACCGGCCGCTAG
- a CDS encoding XRE family transcriptional regulator produces the protein MSRAKRRAKISPADRARGARLRAERERREWGRRELARLLLDAIDDRQKPSHVTVAGYIKNWEAGGGISSLYRATYAAVFGIPEDELFGPQEIPQDHSADPLGTVDPSPVPDLGDDDVRRRAALQLLAALGAGAAIPPGALERVLGGIDDALGNPVDLDEWERTVHEYGQVLMTRPAGALIQDLTADIIAVGELLKRQLDAMERTGLLRVSASLSGLLAIDLGDIGDQRAARVSWATAKRAADASGDTELQVWVRGRAAQDACWAGRPQAVITGLAAEAIEIAGESPSAGLARAHAARVCLAASQGDFARAHASLAELKRTFDLLPQDTEQSVLAFRETQLRWAESYVYTFAGDRRARDTVAHALHLYPSDAHGPRSNLELMDAAALIRAREVEAGLERALTVVERHPDATTAGRVALTGQILQMLPHKARELPAARELRALTSGA, from the coding sequence ATGAGCCGAGCCAAGAGACGAGCCAAGATCAGCCCCGCAGATCGGGCGCGAGGGGCACGACTGCGAGCCGAACGCGAACGCCGCGAATGGGGCCGCCGCGAACTGGCCCGCCTCCTCCTCGACGCGATCGACGACAGGCAGAAGCCCTCGCACGTCACCGTCGCCGGATACATCAAGAACTGGGAGGCGGGCGGAGGGATCTCCAGCCTGTACCGTGCCACCTACGCCGCGGTGTTCGGCATCCCCGAGGACGAGCTGTTCGGACCCCAGGAGATTCCGCAGGACCATTCCGCCGACCCACTGGGTACCGTGGATCCGAGTCCTGTTCCCGACCTTGGGGATGACGATGTGAGACGTCGCGCTGCACTCCAGTTGCTGGCCGCGCTCGGCGCGGGAGCCGCGATTCCCCCCGGGGCCCTCGAACGCGTCCTCGGCGGGATCGACGACGCACTCGGCAACCCGGTCGACCTGGACGAGTGGGAGCGCACCGTCCACGAGTACGGGCAGGTGCTCATGACCCGACCGGCCGGAGCCCTGATCCAGGATCTGACCGCCGACATCATCGCCGTGGGCGAGCTGCTCAAGCGGCAACTCGACGCGATGGAGCGGACGGGCCTCCTGCGGGTCAGTGCCAGCCTGTCCGGGCTGCTGGCGATCGACCTGGGGGACATCGGTGACCAGCGCGCCGCGCGCGTTTCCTGGGCCACCGCCAAGCGCGCGGCCGACGCATCCGGTGACACCGAACTGCAGGTCTGGGTCCGTGGCAGGGCCGCCCAGGACGCATGCTGGGCCGGGCGCCCGCAGGCCGTCATCACCGGCCTGGCCGCCGAGGCGATCGAGATCGCGGGAGAATCGCCGTCCGCCGGACTGGCCCGGGCGCATGCCGCACGCGTTTGTCTGGCGGCGTCCCAGGGCGACTTCGCCCGGGCGCACGCCTCGTTGGCCGAGCTCAAACGGACGTTCGATCTGCTTCCGCAGGACACGGAGCAGTCGGTCCTGGCGTTCCGGGAAACTCAGCTGCGGTGGGCCGAGTCCTACGTGTACACCTTCGCCGGGGACCGTCGGGCCCGGGACACGGTGGCGCACGCTCTCCACCTCTACCCGTCCGACGCGCACGGTCCCCGCTCGAACCTGGAGCTCATGGACGCGGCCGCGCTCATCCGTGCCAGGGAAGTGGAGGCGGGCTTGGAGCGGGCCCTCACCGTCGTGGAACGCCATCCGGACGCCACGACCGCTGGCAGGGTGGCGCTGACGGGCCAGATCCTACAGATGCTGCCGCACAAGGCCCGCGAGCTGCCCGCCGCCCGGGAGCTGCGGGCACTGACCTCCGGCGCCTGA